A stretch of DNA from Nonlabens ponticola:
CGATTATAGGATAGGCTATTGAGAAGTTTTTACCAAATTCTTTGGTGTACTGGGATAATAGCAAGTTGTCGAAAATTATAGGTTTCTAGATGAGGGTAAATGCGCGATATCAAAAACTATAGTCCAGCACAAAATCGTGTCTTGTGCAATAAATCTTAAAATTAGTCAGCTTTCGCGAAAGCTAGACTGGAAACGCACTTAATCCCGTGATAAAACCTCCTTGTATGTTTCAATCTTATCGAGCTCTTCCTTATCCAACGTCGGGAAGTTCACATCTTCATAATCATCTAATTTCTCATTGAGTATTGATGAAACGATCAGTCTTGCTATTGGTTTTTCATCTGCGGGCACGATGTACCATGGACTATGCTCATGGCTCGTGTTTGCAATGGCCGCCTCATAACATCGTTGATAGTCATCCCATAAAGCTCGCTCTTTCAAATCTCCACTTGAAAATTTCCAATTTTTCTCGGGTAGATTAAGACGCCTCAATAATCTGTTTTTCTGCTCCTCTTTACTTAAATGAAGGAAGAACTTAAATACAATGGTTCCATTTTCAACCAACTGTTTCTCAAAATTATTGATTTGCTCAAAGCGCATGTTCCAAAAATCCTGGTTTACATCACTTACCTCATGGATGTCTGGTAGGTTCTCATTTAGCAAATATTCTGGATGAACTCTTGTTACTAGCACATTCTCATAATGAGTACGATTGAAGATGCCAAAATTACCCTTAGCCGGTAAGGTGATATAATGACGCC
This window harbors:
- a CDS encoding PPK2 family polyphosphate kinase, whose translation is MKINANDYYADADFKISERSTKPSFDLDKKTAKKELKKQRRKLAEFQERLFANDRRAVLVCFQGMDTSGKDSLIREVFKDFNVRGVEQHSFKTPTDLELSHNYLWRHYITLPAKGNFGIFNRTHYENVLVTRVHPEYLLNENLPDIHEVSDVNQDFWNMRFEQINNFEKQLVENGTIVFKFFLHLSKEEQKNRLLRRLNLPEKNWKFSSGDLKERALWDDYQRCYEAAIANTSHEHSPWYIVPADEKPIARLIVSSILNEKLDDYEDVNFPTLDKEELDKIETYKEVLSRD